A single region of the Streptomyces caelestis genome encodes:
- a CDS encoding HpcH/HpaI aldolase/citrate lyase family protein produces MTAFPLTWLYAPGDRPHVVAKALTSGADIVVVDLEDAVAPDRKAYARAATAELLADLPPVPVHVRVNALDSAWAEQDLAAVAPAPGLCALRLPKISSPAEVVRIAQHAVPTGLPLYALLETALGVERAYAVATAHPSLRGIALGEADLRADLGVCDDAGLDWSRSRVIVAARAAGLPPPAQSVHPDVGDLEGLAASCAHGRALGFLGRAALHPRQLPVIERAFLPTEEEIEQAETIVKAAATEPGAQALPDGCFIDTAVVAAAQRTLSLAHRR; encoded by the coding sequence GTGACGGCGTTCCCGCTCACCTGGCTCTACGCCCCGGGCGACCGCCCCCACGTGGTGGCCAAAGCCCTCACCTCCGGCGCCGACATCGTCGTCGTCGACCTGGAGGACGCGGTCGCCCCCGACCGGAAGGCGTACGCCCGTGCCGCCACCGCCGAGCTGCTCGCCGACCTGCCGCCGGTCCCGGTCCACGTCCGCGTCAACGCCCTGGACAGCGCCTGGGCCGAGCAGGACCTCGCCGCCGTGGCCCCGGCTCCCGGACTCTGCGCCCTGCGGCTCCCCAAGATCAGCTCACCCGCCGAGGTCGTCCGGATCGCCCAGCACGCCGTCCCCACCGGACTGCCCCTGTACGCCCTCCTGGAGACGGCCCTCGGTGTGGAACGGGCGTACGCCGTCGCCACGGCCCACCCGTCCCTTCGGGGCATCGCGCTCGGGGAGGCGGACCTACGGGCCGACCTGGGGGTCTGTGACGACGCGGGGCTCGACTGGTCACGCTCCCGGGTGATCGTGGCCGCACGGGCCGCGGGTCTGCCCCCGCCTGCGCAGTCGGTCCACCCGGACGTCGGCGACCTGGAGGGCCTGGCCGCCTCCTGCGCCCACGGCCGCGCCCTGGGTTTCCTTGGCAGGGCCGCGCTCCATCCCCGCCAGCTCCCGGTCATCGAGCGGGCCTTCCTCCCCACCGAGGAGGAGATCGAGCAAGCGGAGACGATCGTCAAGGCAGCGGCTACGGAACCGGGCGCCCAGGCCCTCCCGGACGGCTGCTTCATCGACACGGCGGTGGTGGCGGCGGCCCAGCGCACCCTCTCCCTGGCACACCGCCGCTGA
- the lgt gene encoding prolipoprotein diacylglyceryl transferase: protein MELAFIPSPSRGVLYLGPIPLRGYAFCIIIGVFVAVWLGNKRWIARGGRAGTVADIAVWAVPFGLVGGRLYHVITDYELYFSEGRDWVDAFKIWEGGLGIWGAIALGAVGAWIGCRRRGIPLPAYADAIAPGIALAQAIGRWGNWFNQELYGKPTDLPWALEITSSADGRVPGTYHPTFLYESLWCIGVAVLVIWADRRFRLGHGRAFALYVAAYCTGRAWIEYMRVDDAHHILGLRLNVWTAMLVFLLAVTYLVLSSKKRPGREAVVEPGAESAGGETGGDAAAEDEAESGEDEARIEADDEAGSAKKA, encoded by the coding sequence ATGGAACTTGCCTTCATTCCCAGCCCGTCACGCGGGGTGCTGTACCTCGGCCCCATTCCGCTGCGCGGCTACGCGTTCTGCATCATCATCGGCGTCTTCGTTGCCGTCTGGCTCGGCAACAAGCGCTGGATCGCCCGGGGCGGGCGGGCCGGCACGGTGGCCGACATCGCCGTCTGGGCCGTGCCCTTCGGCCTCGTCGGCGGCCGGCTCTACCACGTGATCACGGACTACGAGCTGTACTTCAGCGAGGGCCGTGACTGGGTGGACGCCTTCAAGATCTGGGAGGGCGGCCTCGGCATCTGGGGCGCGATCGCGCTCGGCGCGGTGGGCGCGTGGATCGGCTGCCGCCGCCGGGGCATCCCGCTTCCCGCGTACGCCGACGCCATCGCGCCCGGCATCGCCCTCGCGCAGGCGATCGGCCGCTGGGGCAACTGGTTCAACCAGGAGCTGTACGGCAAGCCCACCGACCTGCCGTGGGCCCTGGAGATCACGTCCTCCGCGGACGGCCGGGTGCCGGGCACGTACCACCCGACGTTCCTGTACGAGTCGCTGTGGTGCATCGGCGTCGCGGTCCTGGTCATCTGGGCTGACCGCCGCTTCCGGCTCGGGCACGGCCGGGCGTTCGCGCTGTACGTCGCCGCGTACTGCACGGGCCGGGCGTGGATCGAGTACATGCGCGTCGACGACGCCCACCACATTCTCGGCCTCCGCCTGAATGTGTGGACCGCGATGCTCGTGTTCCTGCTGGCGGTCACGTACCTCGTGCTGTCGTCGAAGAAGCGGCCGGGCCGGGAAGCCGTGGTGGAGCCGGGTGCGGAGTCCGCCGGCGGTGAGACCGGCGGGGACGCCGCGGCCGAGGACGAGGCGGAGTCCGGCGAGGACGAGGCCAGGATCGAGGCCGATGACGAGGCCGGGTCGGCGAAGAAGGCCTGA
- a CDS encoding DsbA family protein: MSEKNREGKRTAREKLAVEREKHRSAEKRRRALIVGGAVVAVLGLAAVIGVVAANAGKDDDSEASGPVVAPSGAQGKDGLAIPVGRDSAKSTLTVWEDFRCPACKSFETAYRPVIHELTNAGRLKVEYHLVTLIDGNMRGSGSRNAANAAACSQDAGKFPEYHDVLFDNQPPEVDDAYARNDKLIELAGKVDGLDTPAFRKCVEDGTHNSWVAKSHQAFNKGGFPGTPTVLFDGKNIYQDRTMTPAKLKQMVQERNKA, translated from the coding sequence GTGAGCGAGAAGAACCGTGAGGGAAAGCGCACCGCCCGGGAGAAGCTGGCGGTCGAGCGTGAGAAGCACAGGTCCGCCGAGAAGCGCCGGCGCGCGCTGATCGTGGGCGGGGCCGTCGTCGCCGTCCTGGGACTCGCGGCGGTGATCGGCGTCGTCGCGGCCAACGCCGGCAAGGACGACGACAGCGAGGCCTCGGGCCCGGTCGTGGCCCCCTCGGGAGCACAGGGCAAGGACGGCCTCGCGATCCCGGTCGGGAGGGACAGCGCCAAGTCCACGCTCACGGTGTGGGAGGACTTCCGCTGCCCGGCGTGCAAGTCCTTCGAGACGGCGTACCGGCCGGTGATCCACGAGCTGACGAACGCCGGCCGGCTGAAGGTGGAGTACCACCTGGTCACCCTCATCGACGGCAACATGCGGGGCAGCGGCTCCCGCAACGCGGCCAACGCCGCGGCCTGCTCCCAGGACGCCGGGAAGTTCCCCGAGTACCACGACGTGCTCTTCGACAACCAGCCCCCGGAGGTCGACGACGCCTACGCCAGGAACGACAAGCTGATCGAGCTGGCCGGCAAGGTCGACGGGCTCGACACCCCCGCCTTCCGCAAGTGCGTCGAGGACGGCACGCACAACAGCTGGGTCGCCAAGTCCCACCAGGCGTTCAACAAGGGCGGTTTCCCGGGCACGCCGACCGTGCTGTTCGACGGCAAGAACATCTACCAGGACCGGACGATGACCCCGGCGAAGCTGAAGCAGATGGTGCAGGAGCGGAACAAGGCGTAA
- the trpA gene encoding tryptophan synthase subunit alpha, producing MSGNIQLLSDTLAAAKSEGRSALIAYLPAGFPTVDGGIEAIKAALDGGADVVEVGLPHSDPVLDGPVIQTADDIALRGGVKIADVMRTVREAHAATGKPVLVMTYWNPIDRYGVERFTAELAEAGGAGCILPDLPVQESALWREHAEKHGLATVFVVAPSSKDQRLARITAAGSGFVYAASLMGVTGTRESVSSQAEDLVARTRATGTDLPVCVGLGVSNATQAAEVARFADGVIVGSAFVKAMLDAPDDAAGVAAVRTLAAGLAKGVRGQA from the coding sequence GTGAGCGGCAACATCCAGCTGTTGAGCGACACCCTCGCCGCGGCGAAGTCCGAGGGCCGGTCCGCCCTCATCGCCTACCTCCCGGCCGGGTTCCCGACCGTGGACGGCGGCATCGAGGCGATCAAGGCCGCCCTGGACGGCGGTGCCGACGTCGTCGAGGTGGGTCTGCCGCACAGCGACCCGGTCCTCGACGGGCCCGTCATCCAGACCGCCGACGACATCGCCCTGCGCGGCGGCGTGAAGATCGCCGACGTGATGCGCACGGTCCGCGAGGCCCACGCCGCCACCGGCAAGCCGGTGCTCGTCATGACGTACTGGAACCCCATCGACCGCTACGGCGTCGAGCGGTTCACCGCCGAGCTCGCCGAGGCGGGCGGCGCCGGGTGCATCCTGCCCGACCTGCCCGTGCAGGAGTCGGCGCTGTGGAGGGAGCACGCCGAGAAGCACGGTCTCGCCACCGTCTTCGTGGTCGCCCCCAGCAGCAAGGACCAGCGGCTCGCGCGGATCACCGCTGCGGGCAGCGGCTTCGTCTACGCCGCCTCCCTCATGGGCGTCACCGGCACCCGCGAGTCGGTCAGCTCGCAGGCCGAGGACCTCGTGGCGCGCACCCGGGCCACCGGTACGGACCTGCCGGTCTGCGTCGGCCTCGGCGTCTCCAACGCCACTCAGGCCGCGGAGGTCGCCCGCTTCGCCGACGGCGTGATCGTCGGCTCCGCCTTCGTCAAGGCCATGCTGGACGCCCCGGACGACGCGGCCGGTGTCGCGGCCGTCCGCACCCTGGCGGCCGGCCTGGCGAAGGGCGTGCGCGGACAGGCGTAA